Part of the Woronichinia naegeliana WA131 genome, AATCTGAGCGACTAACAATGAGAAAATCCTGAATCTTTTCCGCCGCTAGAGCCAATTGTAAATTTTGGCAAACTTCACGGGTGACTTGTGTGGCTTTTTCTGAGGTTAATGCCCTGGTATTGGTGAGAATAAAAAAAATGGGAGCCTGATCCCTCAATCCTAAACGCAAGGTGTCCACATCCCACTGCATGAGCAACAAACAGCTATGAACCGTTTGTGAGCCAGTCGGATCATCATCAAGGACAATAATTTTAGGAGTCGTCATCGGATTAATTCAAGAAGTGGAAAGGAATAGACAGAAAACGGTTGACTTTTATTATTTCATGCTTTGCTGGCCCATCAAATCTGCTACCTTTAAAATCCCTGGGGGTCAATGCCCATCTCCTGTAACTTTTGGGCTAATCGTAATGCACTTTCCTCGGCTGTCGGGACTAGTTTGCCCTGGGGGGTAAAAAAGCGCAGTTGTCCATTCTCCAGTCCTAGAAATAATTGTAATTGCTGGCTCCATAAACAACCTTGCTCATTGGCTTCTAGTGCCTGATACTGTCCACCCACAAGCTGAAAGCCTTGAAATTCAAAGCTATTAGGGTCAAACCAGAAATAGTCAGGAGTCCGAAAAATATCTTGATAAATTTGTTTCTTTAAACCCCGATCTGTCTCAGCCGTACTGTCAGAGAGAATTTCGATAATCACATGGGGATACTGTCCCCCCTCTTGCCAGACCACCCAACTCTGACGGGGTTTGCGCTCTGTTCCCAAGACCACGAAAAAATCTGGCCCACGAAAAAATTCCGACTTACGTTGTTGAGGACTGTAATAAATCGTTAAGTTCCCCGCCGCAAAAAAATCGGAGCGATCGCGCCACCACCATTCTAGGCACTTAAGCAGTAGGATCATTTGCTGAAGATGAAGATAGGTTTCCATCGGTGGTTCATAACTGAGCAAATCTCCAGGCGGAAAGACAATTTTCTCAGGCAGTCTAGGGATTTCTAGCGCAATAGACATAACGATTATCTCCGCTAGGATGACGGTTATACAAGACAATGTATCGATTCTAACCCAGCTAGTTTGAGGTCTGGAAGATTTAAGCTATAGTCGAGTATCAGTTCTTTTCGGCCCCTATTGATTGCTTAAGGAAAGCTCAATGATGCACCTTGAACCCGTTGTTCTCGTTTTAATACAGATTCTGGTCGTGATTGGACTTTCTCGCTTAATGGGAACGGCCTGTCGCAAAATCCAGCAACCTTTGGTCATTGGAGAAATCATTGCCGGCATTTTACTGGGGCCATCGCTTCTGGGGTTAGTTTTGCCGGATGTGAAGGCTTGGCTTTTTCCCATTGAAACTTTACCTTATCTGAACATATTATCTCAAATTGGCTTAATTTTCTTTATGTTTCTGATTGGGCTAGAACTCAATCCGAAGTATTTAAGCGGTCAATTGAATGTAGCCATTTTGACTTCCCATGTCAGTATTGTTGTGCCTTTTTCTTTGGGCAGCATTTTAGCCTTATTACTCTATCCTTTAGTCTCTAATGCCGATGTCTCATTCACGGCTTTTGCCCTCTTTTTAGGGGCAGCTATGTCAATTACGGCTTTTCCGGTTTTAGCCCGCATTATTACCGAAAATAATTTACAAGGAACAAAATTAGGAACCCTGGCTTTAACCTGTGCCGCAGTGGATGATGTAACGGCTTGGT contains:
- a CDS encoding Uma2 family endonuclease, which gives rise to MSIALEIPRLPEKIVFPPGDLLSYEPPMETYLHLQQMILLLKCLEWWWRDRSDFFAAGNLTIYYSPQQRKSEFFRGPDFFVVLGTERKPRQSWVVWQEGGQYPHVIIEILSDSTAETDRGLKKQIYQDIFRTPDYFWFDPNSFEFQGFQLVGGQYQALEANEQGCLWSQQLQLFLGLENGQLRFFTPQGKLVPTAEESALRLAQKLQEMGIDPQGF